One Campylobacter concisus DNA segment encodes these proteins:
- a CDS encoding OmpA family protein, whose protein sequence is MKKVVLASVAVATLLLSGCSSKNPEVDMNANSNQSADNSGSMSDADRLAALIANIESQVKSVYFDFDKFNIKADQQGVVSSNASVFNQADAQALSIKVEGNCDEWGTDEYNYALGLKRAKSAKDALVRNGVSADRIAVVSFGESNPVCTDKTKACDAQNRRADFKVLP, encoded by the coding sequence ATGAAAAAAGTAGTTCTAGCAAGTGTTGCAGTTGCAACTTTATTGTTGAGCGGTTGTAGCTCTAAAAACCCTGAAGTTGATATGAATGCAAATTCAAATCAATCTGCAGATAACTCAGGTAGCATGAGTGATGCTGATAGATTAGCAGCTCTTATCGCTAACATCGAGAGCCAAGTTAAAAGTGTATACTTTGACTTTGATAAATTTAACATCAAAGCTGATCAACAAGGTGTTGTTAGCTCAAATGCATCAGTATTCAACCAAGCTGACGCTCAAGCTCTTTCTATAAAAGTAGAAGGTAACTGCGATGAGTGGGGTACAGATGAGTATAACTATGCTCTTGGTCTAAAACGTGCTAAAAGTGCTAAAGATGCTCTTGTAAGAAATGGCGTTAGCGCTGATAGAATCGCTGTAGTAAGCTTTGGCGAAAGCAACCCAGTTTGTACAGACAAAACAAAAGCTTGCGACGCTCAAAACAGACGTGCAGATTTCAAAGTACTTCCTTAA
- the atpA gene encoding F0F1 ATP synthase subunit alpha, whose protein sequence is MSAKIKADEISTIIKERIENFDLSVDVEETGKVISVADGVANVYGLKNVMAGEMVEFESGEKGMALNLEESSVGIVILGKTSGITEGSSVKRLKKLLRVPVGDALIGRVVNSLGEPIDAKGPIEATESRFVEEKAKGIMARKSVHEPLQTGIKAIDALVPIGRGQRELIIGDRQTGKTTVAIDTIINQKGQDVICIYVAIGQKQSTVAQVVKKLEEYGAMDYTIVVNAGASDAAALQYLAPYAGVTMGEYFRDNSRHALIIYDDLSKHAVAYREMSLILRRPPGREAYPGDVFYLHSRLLERASKLNDALGAGSLTALPIIETQAGDVSAYIPTNVISITDGQIFLESDLFNSGIRPAINVGLSVSRVGGAAQIKAIKQVSGNLRLDLAQYRELQAFAQFASDLDESSRKQLERGQKMVEVLKQPPYSPLPVENQVVIIFAGAKGYLDDVATTNVTKFEAELYPYIEAKYPEIFEQIRTKKVLDKEVEEILHKALKDFKATFAAN, encoded by the coding sequence GTGAGTGCAAAAATTAAAGCTGACGAAATTAGCACGATAATCAAAGAGCGTATTGAAAATTTTGATTTAAGTGTTGATGTAGAAGAGACCGGTAAAGTCATCTCAGTCGCTGATGGCGTTGCTAACGTTTATGGTTTGAAAAACGTTATGGCTGGCGAGATGGTTGAATTTGAAAGCGGCGAAAAAGGTATGGCTCTTAACCTTGAAGAGAGCAGTGTTGGTATAGTTATCCTTGGAAAAACTAGCGGTATCACAGAAGGCAGCTCTGTAAAAAGACTTAAAAAACTTCTACGCGTTCCAGTTGGCGACGCATTGATCGGCCGTGTTGTAAATTCACTCGGTGAGCCAATCGATGCAAAAGGGCCAATCGAAGCTACTGAATCTCGCTTCGTCGAAGAAAAAGCAAAAGGTATCATGGCAAGAAAAAGCGTTCATGAGCCACTTCAAACAGGTATCAAAGCTATCGATGCACTTGTGCCAATTGGTAGAGGTCAAAGAGAGTTAATCATTGGCGACCGCCAAACTGGTAAAACAACAGTTGCTATCGATACTATCATCAACCAAAAAGGTCAAGATGTCATTTGCATCTATGTAGCTATCGGTCAAAAACAATCAACCGTTGCTCAAGTCGTTAAAAAGCTTGAAGAATACGGCGCTATGGACTACACGATAGTTGTAAATGCTGGTGCTAGTGATGCAGCTGCACTTCAATACCTTGCTCCATATGCTGGCGTAACAATGGGTGAATACTTTAGAGATAACTCTCGCCACGCGCTAATCATCTATGATGACTTGTCAAAACACGCGGTTGCTTATCGTGAGATGTCTTTGATCCTAAGAAGACCACCAGGCCGTGAAGCTTATCCAGGCGACGTTTTCTATCTTCACTCAAGACTTCTAGAAAGAGCAAGCAAGCTAAATGACGCACTAGGCGCGGGATCTTTAACAGCTCTACCTATTATCGAGACTCAAGCGGGCGACGTTTCGGCTTATATTCCAACAAACGTTATTTCTATTACAGATGGTCAAATTTTCCTTGAGAGTGACCTATTTAACTCAGGTATCCGCCCAGCGATCAACGTTGGCCTTTCTGTTTCTCGTGTCGGTGGTGCAGCTCAGATCAAAGCTATCAAACAAGTTTCTGGCAACCTAAGACTAGACCTTGCTCAGTATCGCGAACTACAAGCATTTGCTCAGTTTGCAAGTGATCTTGATGAGAGCTCAAGAAAACAACTAGAGCGCGGTCAAAAGATGGTTGAAGTACTAAAACAACCTCCATACTCTCCACTTCCAGTTGAGAATCAAGTAGTTATTATATTTGCTGGTGCTAAGGGCTATTTAGATGACGTTGCAACTACAAATGTAACAAAATTTGAAGCTGAGCTATATCCATATATCGAGGCAAAATACCCTGAAATTTTTGAGCAGATCAGAACTAAAAAGGTTCTTGATAAAGAAGTAGAAGAAATTTTACATAAAGCGTTGAAAGATTTTAAAGCGACTTTTGCCGCTAACTAG
- the tolB gene encoding Tol-Pal system protein TolB yields the protein MKKIFLFLCVALGLYAADATISVVNQGVALPKIALQDATTAVSDAGFKDKFFKIMLGDLKVSSDFEVIEDHVPSTYEGTAATNTMSDKGVELIFRYALEGSMGSPLTLRVKLIDAKTATTRYERVYNMPDGAKYPFLAHKSIVELTNELNLPPVGWMEKFIILAKYTSARQSSIIVADYTLTYQKTIVSGGLNIFPKWAGADQSKFYYTSYVNNKPTLFRYDLNSGTKTKIIDSVGMLIASDVSKDGSKILLTMAPKDQPDIFIYNTGSKNLTQITNYPGIDVNGNFVDNDSRIVFVSDRLGYPNIFATPATSGGSVEQMVFHGKNNNSVSTFENYVVYSSREASGGFNIYLISTQTDFIRQLTANGKNNYPRFSSDGQSVVFIKELGGQSSLGVVRLNENRSFQFPLKVGKIQSIDW from the coding sequence ATGAAGAAAATTTTTCTTTTTTTGTGCGTTGCTCTAGGGCTTTATGCTGCTGATGCGACGATATCTGTTGTAAACCAAGGTGTTGCTTTGCCAAAGATAGCTTTGCAAGATGCAACTACAGCTGTTAGTGATGCAGGCTTTAAAGATAAATTCTTTAAGATCATGCTAGGCGACTTGAAAGTTAGCTCTGACTTTGAAGTTATCGAAGATCACGTGCCTTCAACCTATGAAGGAACTGCAGCTACAAATACAATGAGCGACAAAGGTGTTGAGCTTATCTTTAGATATGCTCTTGAGGGTTCTATGGGCTCACCTCTTACTTTAAGAGTAAAACTCATCGATGCAAAGACTGCAACTACAAGGTATGAGAGAGTATATAACATGCCTGATGGTGCGAAGTATCCGTTTTTAGCACACAAAAGTATAGTTGAGCTAACAAATGAGCTAAATTTACCACCAGTTGGTTGGATGGAGAAATTTATCATCCTAGCTAAATATACCTCTGCTCGCCAAAGCTCTATTATAGTGGCTGATTACACGCTTACATATCAAAAGACAATCGTAAGCGGTGGTCTAAACATCTTCCCTAAATGGGCAGGCGCTGATCAAAGTAAATTTTACTATACATCTTATGTAAATAACAAACCAACTTTGTTTAGATATGACCTAAATTCAGGCACAAAAACGAAGATAATCGACAGCGTTGGTATGCTTATAGCTTCAGACGTTAGCAAAGATGGAAGCAAAATTTTATTAACTATGGCGCCAAAAGATCAGCCAGATATTTTTATCTACAACACAGGTAGTAAGAATTTAACTCAGATAACAAACTATCCAGGCATTGACGTAAATGGAAATTTTGTAGATAATGACAGCAGAATAGTTTTTGTCTCAGATAGACTTGGATATCCTAACATCTTCGCAACACCTGCAACTTCAGGCGGAAGTGTTGAGCAAATGGTATTTCATGGTAAAAACAACAACTCAGTAAGCACTTTTGAAAACTATGTAGTTTATTCAAGTAGAGAGGCTAGTGGTGGCTTTAATATCTATCTGATCTCAACTCAAACAGATTTTATCCGTCAGCTTACAGCAAATGGTAAAAATAACTATCCAAGATTTTCAAGTGATGGTCAAAGTGTCGTATTTATCAAAGAACTTGGCGGTCAAAGCTCGCTTGGCGTTGTTAGATTAAATGAGAACAGAAGTTTCCAATTTCCACTAAAAGTAGGTAAAATTCAATCTATTGATTGGTAA
- a CDS encoding FKBP-type peptidyl-prolyl cis-trans isomerase, whose product MIVSKDQVITMFYELKDANTGEILESNMQEGGQISFITGHGHIIEKLEEEVSKLKSGDKATINIKAAEGCGEYNNDAIQSLPKEQFAGIDLHESMELFGQNEDGSSVRVIVKEIKDDEVTVDFNHPYAGKDLLFNVEIVEVREATEDEKATGMVAGTHTCGCGGHDHGHEHECCGGHGHGEGGCGCGGHGHHHH is encoded by the coding sequence ATTATTGTGAGTAAAGATCAAGTTATAACTATGTTTTATGAGCTAAAAGACGCTAATACTGGCGAAATTTTAGAGTCAAATATGCAAGAAGGTGGTCAAATTTCTTTTATTACAGGACATGGTCACATTATAGAAAAGCTTGAAGAAGAAGTTAGCAAACTAAAATCAGGCGACAAAGCTACTATAAATATCAAAGCAGCTGAGGGTTGTGGTGAATACAATAATGACGCCATCCAATCACTTCCAAAAGAGCAATTTGCCGGTATAGACCTACATGAAAGCATGGAGCTTTTTGGTCAAAATGAAGATGGCTCAAGTGTTCGCGTCATCGTTAAAGAAATCAAAGATGACGAAGTGACAGTTGATTTTAACCACCCATACGCTGGCAAAGACTTATTATTTAATGTCGAGATCGTAGAAGTTAGAGAAGCTACTGAAGATGAAAAAGCTACTGGCATGGTAGCTGGCACACACACTTGCGGTTGTGGCGGTCATGACCATGGTCACGAGCATGAGTGCTGCGGCGGTCACGGACACGGCGAAGGCGGCTGCGGTTGTGGCGGACACGGACATCACCACCATTAA
- a CDS encoding MotA/TolQ/ExbB proton channel family protein encodes MGGIDIFLNYIQRSSFITIIVLTWLSIYFIVSFTILFSRMAGIGAWQKREQNALEALLMGAKNIPNDSSLKKCASGRISKEKLNVCISIAEKNATSGLTWLSVIASTSPFIGLFGTVVSILETFSQLGNGAGSSLGVIAPAISEALVATGCGIFVAIPAYTFNLLIKRKAYELMSVIERQADVMIALKKDDETL; translated from the coding sequence GTGGGCGGAATAGATATATTTTTAAATTACATTCAAAGAAGTAGTTTTATTACAATTATAGTTTTAACTTGGTTGTCAATATATTTTATAGTTAGTTTTACAATTCTTTTTTCAAGAATGGCTGGCATAGGAGCTTGGCAAAAACGCGAGCAAAATGCGCTTGAAGCACTACTTATGGGTGCTAAGAATATACCAAATGACTCGTCTTTAAAGAAATGCGCAAGCGGTAGAATTTCAAAAGAAAAGCTAAATGTCTGCATAAGCATTGCAGAAAAGAATGCTACAAGTGGGCTTACATGGCTTAGCGTAATAGCTTCTACTTCTCCTTTTATCGGTCTTTTTGGAACAGTTGTATCTATCTTGGAGACATTTTCACAGCTAGGAAATGGCGCAGGTTCATCTCTTGGAGTTATAGCCCCAGCTATCTCTGAAGCACTTGTTGCGACAGGTTGTGGAATTTTTGTTGCCATCCCAGCATATACATTTAACTTGCTTATAAAAAGAAAAGCTTATGAATTAATGAGCGTTATCGAGCGTCAAGCTGACGTTATGATAGCACTTAAAAAAGATGATGAGACGTTATAG
- the atpC gene encoding ATP synthase F1 subunit epsilon, which translates to MDKLHLEIVTPQGQIFNDDVSSVVLPGSEGEFGVLPNHASLISLLKAGIIDIEDKHKKHDVVAINWGYAKIDEGKVVILADGAVYVSGNSESELANSLEAARNLIESMSSDTNAFAATISKMENVVRAR; encoded by the coding sequence ATGGATAAATTACATTTAGAAATCGTAACTCCTCAAGGTCAGATATTTAATGATGACGTGAGTAGTGTAGTGCTTCCAGGTAGCGAGGGTGAGTTTGGTGTTTTACCAAACCACGCCTCATTAATATCTCTTTTAAAAGCAGGTATTATAGATATAGAAGATAAGCATAAAAAGCACGATGTAGTTGCTATCAACTGGGGCTATGCAAAGATTGACGAGGGCAAAGTAGTTATACTAGCTGACGGCGCGGTCTATGTCTCTGGAAATAGCGAAAGCGAGCTTGCAAATTCATTAGAAGCTGCTAGAAATTTGATAGAGAGTATGAGTAGTGATACAAATGCTTTTGCAGCAACTATATCAAAAATGGAAAATGTAGTGAGAGCAAGATAA
- the atpG gene encoding ATP synthase F1 subunit gamma — MSNLKDIKRKIKSVQNTQKTTRAMKLVSTAKLRKAEEAARYSRVYALKINEVLSEIAYKINQYASVMAESKFFNTTKSVEKVDIIFVTADKGLCGGFNVQTIKTVRRMIDELKAKKIKVRLRAVGKKGIEFFNFQGVELLETYVGASSSPTYEKAQKIIKDAIDDFTNGITDKVVLIHNGYKNMISQEIRVNDIVPIEPSKIVAVETNSLMEFEPEDNYTKIMDELLNKYFEYSMYYALVDSLAAEHSARMQAMDNATNNAKERVKQLNLAYNKARQESITTELIEIISGVESMK, encoded by the coding sequence ATGTCAAATTTAAAAGATATAAAACGAAAGATCAAGAGCGTCCAGAACACTCAAAAGACGACGCGTGCGATGAAGCTTGTCTCAACAGCAAAGCTTCGTAAAGCTGAAGAGGCTGCACGCTACTCTAGAGTTTACGCACTTAAGATCAATGAGGTTTTATCAGAGATAGCTTATAAGATCAATCAATACGCTTCAGTTATGGCTGAGAGTAAATTCTTTAATACAACAAAGAGTGTAGAAAAGGTTGATATTATATTTGTGACGGCTGATAAAGGGCTTTGCGGTGGCTTTAACGTCCAGACTATAAAGACAGTTAGACGCATGATCGATGAGCTAAAAGCCAAAAAGATCAAAGTTAGACTAAGAGCTGTTGGTAAAAAAGGTATAGAATTTTTCAATTTCCAAGGTGTTGAACTACTTGAGACTTATGTCGGAGCTAGCTCTTCTCCTACTTATGAAAAAGCTCAAAAGATCATAAAAGATGCCATTGATGATTTTACAAACGGCATAACAGATAAGGTCGTGCTAATACACAATGGCTATAAAAATATGATTTCTCAAGAGATTAGAGTAAATGATATTGTACCTATTGAGCCGTCTAAGATAGTTGCGGTTGAGACAAATTCTTTGATGGAATTTGAACCAGAAGACAACTATACTAAGATTATGGATGAATTGCTCAATAAATATTTTGAGTATAGTATGTATTATGCTTTGGTTGATTCTTTGGCGGCTGAGCACAGCGCTAGAATGCAAGCTATGGATAATGCAACAAACAATGCTAAAGAGCGCGTAAAACAGTTAAATCTTGCTTATAATAAAGCAAGACAAGAGTCTATTACCACTGAGCTTATCGAGATTATCAGTGGTGTTGAATCAATGAAATAA
- a CDS encoding tetratricopeptide repeat protein — protein MNKKIIIAALLGAAFSIGSAQEVSAFDAGNMDSANPYGLTDDEKATLSNKRSVQNIEENMDNVSEQLQGLQSLIESMSARMNKLEQRMNDIETKVNGGISDSGVSLTSLKAYVDETRDIQDKNYRNITAALNKLGAIMDKNAAQPKQNANPKQQNKPTSNFSGKSDKDILADGIKLLNSGNSTEAAEYFEYLNKKGYKTGASNYYLGEVAYSQKSYSTAIQYYKKSIQSEDKADYTPKLLYHTAISFDKIGDTQSANRFYKALKVGYPDSKEAKAAPNRN, from the coding sequence ATGAATAAAAAAATAATCATTGCGGCTCTTCTTGGAGCCGCTTTCTCTATAGGTTCAGCCCAAGAAGTTTCAGCATTTGACGCAGGCAATATGGACAGCGCAAATCCGTATGGACTAACAGATGATGAAAAAGCAACTCTGAGCAACAAAAGAAGCGTTCAAAATATCGAAGAAAACATGGATAATGTTTCAGAACAACTTCAAGGTTTGCAAAGCTTAATTGAGAGCATGAGTGCCAGGATGAATAAGCTTGAGCAAAGAATGAACGATATTGAAACCAAAGTAAATGGTGGTATAAGCGATTCTGGTGTAAGTTTAACATCGCTAAAAGCTTACGTTGATGAGACTAGAGATATACAAGATAAAAACTATAGAAACATTACTGCTGCCTTAAATAAATTAGGTGCGATAATGGATAAAAATGCTGCTCAACCAAAGCAAAATGCAAATCCAAAACAACAAAATAAGCCAACTTCAAATTTTAGTGGCAAAAGCGACAAGGATATTTTAGCTGACGGCATTAAACTATTAAATTCTGGTAATAGTACAGAAGCAGCTGAATATTTTGAATACTTAAATAAAAAAGGCTATAAAACTGGTGCTTCAAATTATTATCTAGGTGAAGTTGCTTATAGTCAAAAATCATACAGCACAGCCATACAATACTATAAAAAAAGTATACAAAGTGAAGATAAGGCTGACTACACTCCAAAACTTTTGTATCACACAGCTATAAGCTTTGATAAGATCGGCGATACTCAAAGTGCAAATAGATTTTATAAGGCTTTAAAAGTAGGCTATCCAGATAGCAAAGAAGCCAAAGCTGCTCCCAACAGAAACTAA
- a CDS encoding biopolymer transporter ExbD has product MALKFDDETPELNITPLVDIMLVLLAILMVTMPTITYQEDITLPDGSKAKTSTSKQKDLIVSINAQGQVRIDQSTMSLAELPDNIALMSAKYDKTSPIYIKADKNLKYDDVMFVLKILKGAGFNKVALETNG; this is encoded by the coding sequence ATGGCTCTTAAATTTGATGACGAAACACCAGAGCTAAACATAACGCCTCTTGTTGATATCATGCTTGTTTTGTTGGCTATTTTAATGGTTACAATGCCAACTATAACATATCAAGAAGATATAACATTGCCAGACGGCTCAAAGGCAAAGACATCTACATCCAAACAAAAAGATCTTATAGTCTCTATAAATGCACAAGGACAAGTTAGGATAGATCAAAGTACAATGAGCCTTGCTGAACTCCCAGATAATATTGCGCTGATGAGTGCAAAATATGACAAAACCTCGCCTATATACATAAAGGCTGATAAAAATTTAAAATACGATGATGTTATGTTTGTATTAAAGATCTTAAAAGGTGCTGGTTTTAATAAAGTAGCTTTAGAGACAAACGGTTAA
- a CDS encoding F0F1 ATP synthase subunit delta encodes MNEVVAKKYVKAILSDAKPGELNAFIENLVELAAAFGSEKFKSIISLPTLKAAKKVEFILSLVKNSDAKFANFIKLLGANKRLELIPAILNEMKIEQSLLENTYRGEVIGNFDLSAEQLKALEENFSKKFDSKIKLDGSKSDYNGVKVELDDLGVEVNFSIDRLKSQMSEYILKAI; translated from the coding sequence ATGAATGAAGTAGTAGCCAAAAAATATGTTAAAGCGATCCTGAGCGATGCAAAGCCCGGTGAACTAAACGCATTTATTGAAAATTTAGTTGAGCTAGCTGCCGCTTTTGGAAGCGAAAAATTTAAGAGCATTATAAGCTTGCCAACTCTAAAAGCTGCAAAAAAGGTAGAATTTATACTTTCTCTAGTAAAAAATTCAGACGCCAAATTTGCAAATTTTATAAAGCTTCTTGGTGCAAACAAAAGACTAGAGCTTATCCCAGCGATATTAAATGAGATGAAGATAGAGCAATCTTTGCTTGAAAATACATATCGCGGCGAGGTTATTGGAAATTTTGATCTAAGTGCTGAGCAGCTAAAAGCTTTAGAAGAGAATTTCTCTAAGAAATTTGACTCTAAGATCAAGCTTGATGGCTCAAAGAGCGATTACAACGGCGTAAAAGTTGAGTTAGATGATTTAGGTGTCGAGGTAAATTTCTCTATCGACAGACTAAAAAGTCAAATGAGTGAATATATATTAAAAGCAATTTAA
- a CDS encoding F0F1 ATP synthase subunit B, translating to MKIKILFFLALPFLAYASEHGGTNYDIVERTLNFLLFFGILVYFAAKPLKALYQSRIDRIANKLESIQEKLRDSKAKKDDVLKRVEEAKQNANALIETAKKEAVNLAAKVKKEAQNDIANIEKGYKEQKEFEERKMTKGVVNEILSDIFSSDSLKVDQKELVNIILKKVS from the coding sequence ATGAAGATAAAAATTTTATTTTTTCTAGCACTTCCGTTTCTGGCATATGCGAGCGAGCATGGCGGAACAAACTACGATATAGTTGAGAGAACGCTAAACTTCTTACTTTTCTTTGGTATTTTGGTCTATTTTGCTGCTAAGCCACTAAAAGCTCTTTATCAAAGCAGGATCGACAGGATCGCAAATAAGCTCGAGAGCATCCAAGAGAAGCTTCGCGACTCTAAAGCTAAAAAAGATGACGTTCTAAAGCGTGTAGAAGAGGCTAAGCAAAATGCAAATGCCCTAATAGAAACTGCGAAAAAAGAGGCTGTAAATTTAGCTGCTAAAGTTAAAAAAGAGGCTCAAAACGATATCGCAAATATCGAAAAAGGTTACAAAGAGCAAAAAGAATTTGAAGAGCGCAAGATGACAAAAGGCGTTGTAAATGAAATTTTGAGTGACATTTTCTCAAGCGATAGCCTAAAAGTCGATCAAAAAGAGCTTGTAAATATCATACTTAAAAAGGTTAGCTAA
- the atpD gene encoding F0F1 ATP synthase subunit beta, producing the protein MKGVISQVMGPVVDVDFNDYLPKINEAIEVFFEVEGKKHKLILEVAAHLGDNRVRTIAMDMSEGLTRGLEAKALGAPISVPVGEKVLGRIFNVVGDLIDEGEGINFDKHWSIHRDPPPFEEQSTKSEIFETGIKVVDLLAPYAKGGKVGLFGGAGVGKTVIIMELIHNVAFKHSGYSVFAGVGERTREGNDLYHEMKESNVLDKVALCYGQMNEPPGARNRIALTGLTMAEYFRDEMGLDVLMFIDNIFRFSQSGAEMSALLGRIPSAVGYQPTLASEMGKFQERITSTKKGSITSVQAVYVPADDLTDPAPATVFAHLDATTVLNRSIAEKGIYPAVDPLDSTSRMLDPQILGADHYKVARGVQAVLQKYKDLQDIIAILGMDELSEEDKLTVDRARKIERFLSQPFFVAEVFTGSPGKYVSLDENIAGFKGILEGKYDHLPEAAFYMVGNIDEALAKAEKLKA; encoded by the coding sequence ATGAAGGGTGTTATTAGTCAAGTTATGGGCCCTGTGGTCGATGTTGACTTTAATGACTACTTGCCGAAGATCAATGAAGCTATCGAAGTTTTCTTTGAGGTTGAGGGCAAGAAACATAAACTAATATTAGAAGTTGCTGCTCACCTAGGTGATAATAGAGTTAGAACTATCGCTATGGATATGAGTGAGGGTCTGACTCGTGGCTTAGAGGCTAAGGCGCTTGGTGCACCTATAAGTGTGCCGGTTGGCGAAAAAGTTTTGGGAAGAATTTTTAACGTAGTTGGCGATTTGATCGACGAGGGTGAGGGTATAAATTTCGATAAGCACTGGTCTATCCACCGCGATCCTCCTCCATTTGAAGAGCAAAGTACAAAGAGTGAAATTTTTGAAACTGGTATCAAGGTAGTTGATCTTCTAGCTCCTTATGCGAAGGGTGGTAAAGTAGGTCTATTTGGTGGTGCTGGTGTTGGTAAAACGGTTATTATTATGGAGCTTATCCACAACGTTGCGTTTAAACACAGCGGTTATTCTGTATTTGCAGGCGTTGGTGAGAGAACTCGTGAAGGAAATGACCTTTATCACGAAATGAAAGAAAGTAACGTTTTGGATAAAGTTGCCTTGTGCTACGGCCAAATGAACGAGCCACCAGGAGCAAGAAACCGTATCGCACTAACTGGTCTTACAATGGCTGAGTACTTCCGTGATGAGATGGGACTTGACGTTTTGATGTTTATCGATAACATCTTCCGTTTCTCTCAGTCTGGTGCAGAGATGTCAGCTCTACTTGGACGTATCCCATCAGCTGTTGGTTACCAACCAACTCTTGCAAGTGAAATGGGCAAATTCCAAGAGAGGATTACATCAACTAAAAAAGGTTCAATCACATCTGTTCAAGCTGTTTATGTTCCAGCTGACGACCTTACAGACCCAGCTCCTGCGACTGTTTTTGCTCACCTTGATGCCACGACAGTTCTTAACAGATCGATTGCAGAAAAAGGTATCTATCCAGCTGTTGATCCGCTTGATTCTACGTCAAGAATGCTCGATCCTCAAATTTTAGGAGCGGATCACTATAAGGTAGCTCGCGGCGTTCAAGCTGTGCTTCAAAAATATAAAGACCTTCAAGATATCATCGCTATCCTTGGTATGGACGAGCTTAGTGAAGAAGATAAGCTTACAGTTGATAGAGCAAGAAAGATAGAGAGATTTTTATCTCAACCATTCTTCGTTGCTGAAGTATTTACAGGCAGCCCTGGTAAATATGTAAGTCTTGATGAAAATATCGCTGGCTTTAAGGGAATTTTAGAAGGTAAATATGATCATCTACCTGAAGCAGCATTTTATATGGTCGGAAATATAGATGAGGCTTTAGCTAAAGCTGAGAAACTTAAGGCTTAA
- a CDS encoding TonB C-terminal domain-containing protein: MPNKVKFPTLSSFFVAFCIYIIIVLALFIKLTFFSEPPKKYTDDKDAIMDVVMVDREVDQTIKAPKQAKEVVKETKPEPKKESEEDKQETTNKPVVPDEPLPTPSLPTPPKEEPKPEPKKPEPKPEIPKPSEEPKEDVKPEPKPEPKPTPKPVEKPKPKEPNIKDLFSDIDSTKLKKDDGIKKAENKVQSRKKSEASSSKAAKEASDIIKSLKIDQNPTAPKSQMTGTYDPLMGAITKQIQRRWQSYKADSANIAKVKVMIDQSGNFNYEILELSYNEEFNAKVRECLEKLTAEKFPFNPDKSTTFNLNLEDKIN, translated from the coding sequence ATGCCTAATAAAGTTAAATTTCCAACGCTTAGTTCATTTTTTGTAGCGTTTTGTATTTACATTATCATTGTGCTTGCTTTGTTTATAAAGCTTACTTTTTTTAGCGAACCTCCTAAAAAATATACTGATGACAAAGATGCTATTATGGATGTAGTTATGGTTGATAGAGAAGTTGATCAAACCATAAAAGCGCCAAAACAAGCAAAAGAGGTCGTAAAAGAGACAAAGCCAGAACCAAAAAAAGAGTCAGAAGAAGATAAACAAGAGACCACAAATAAACCTGTTGTGCCAGATGAGCCATTGCCAACCCCAAGCTTGCCAACTCCTCCAAAAGAAGAGCCAAAGCCTGAGCCTAAAAAACCAGAACCAAAGCCTGAAATCCCAAAACCTAGCGAAGAGCCTAAAGAGGATGTTAAGCCAGAGCCTAAACCTGAGCCTAAACCTACACCAAAGCCAGTTGAAAAGCCAAAACCGAAAGAGCCAAATATAAAAGACCTTTTTAGTGACATAGACTCGACTAAGCTTAAAAAAGATGATGGTATAAAAAAGGCTGAAAATAAAGTGCAAAGCCGCAAAAAAAGCGAGGCTTCTAGCTCAAAAGCTGCAAAAGAGGCTAGCGACATAATTAAGAGTTTAAAGATAGATCAAAACCCAACAGCTCCAAAGTCACAAATGACCGGCACTTATGATCCATTGATGGGAGCCATAACAAAACAAATTCAAAGAAGATGGCAAAGCTATAAAGCTGACTCTGCAAATATAGCTAAGGTAAAAGTCATGATAGATCAAAGTGGAAATTTCAACTATGAAATTTTAGAGCTATCATACAATGAAGAGTTTAATGCAAAGGTTAGAGAGTGCCTGGAAAAGCTTACTGCAGAGAAATTTCCATTTAATCCAGACAAAAGTACTACTTTTAATTTAAATTTAGAAGATAAAATAAACTAA